One genomic region from Thermomicrobium sp. 4228-Ro encodes:
- a CDS encoding deoxyuridine 5'-triphosphate nucleotidohydrolase: MGERDGVLSREQLLALLAGDPPLVRDLPAPDEQLQPHGIDLTVATVARYASKGQLGASDAERRLPEFEPIEPDSAGWWDLAPGPYLVRFSETVSIPADCMAYARPRSSLLRCGVALHTAVWDAGYRGQGVALLVVYNPAGFRLQRHARVAQLVFHRLERPVAEGYRGAYQGERG, encoded by the coding sequence ATGGGCGAGCGCGATGGTGTGTTGAGCAGGGAACAGCTCCTCGCCTTGCTGGCGGGCGACCCACCGCTGGTACGCGACCTGCCAGCCCCCGACGAACAGCTGCAGCCGCATGGGATCGACCTCACTGTTGCCACTGTGGCTCGCTATGCGAGCAAAGGACAGCTCGGTGCGAGTGACGCCGAGCGGCGTCTGCCGGAATTCGAGCCGATCGAGCCGGACAGCGCCGGTTGGTGGGACCTCGCACCGGGTCCGTATCTCGTACGGTTCAGCGAGACCGTCTCGATCCCGGCCGACTGCATGGCCTATGCCCGGCCGCGCTCGAGCTTGCTGCGCTGCGGGGTCGCGCTGCACACGGCAGTGTGGGATGCGGGATACCGCGGTCAAGGCGTGGCACTGCTCGTCGTCTACAATCCGGCTGGATTCCGCTTGCAGCGGCACGCTCGGGTCGCCCAGCTCGTCTTCCACCGGTTGGAACGACCGGTCGCCGAGGGGTATCGTGGGGCGTATCAGGGTGAGCGTGGATAG
- a CDS encoding amidohydrolase/deacetylase family metallohydrolase, with protein MCTTERERFDTLILGGELVDPGTRRFGRFDIGIRDGAIARVAPSLADSIAEQVIDARGQLVTPGLIDLHTHVYWGATYWGIEPDPIAARTGVTTWLDAGSAGAYTFPGLRRFIIERSQVRIFALLNLSSIGLAAPTWEFANLAYCDVDLAARVIEANRDRILGVKARIDANTTRGVGIRPLQLAREFADQLRVPLMVHIGNGPPTIDDVAELLRPGDILTHCSTGGTMRILTPDGNVHPAIRALRERGLVLDVGHGTGSFSFAVAERLLAEGILPDTISSDIHQLAIQGPMFDLPTTLSKFLALGLTLPEVIERATVRPAQLIGRPELGSLAEGTPADIALFRLVEGDIVFYDVRMEARRGSQLLVNTLTMVNGRILPRTEPSPLQVWAELPEHQRGILAIGHPYARLAQRVRGG; from the coding sequence ATGTGCACGACGGAGCGCGAACGGTTCGATACCCTGATCCTCGGCGGGGAACTGGTGGATCCTGGTACGAGGCGCTTCGGTCGCTTCGACATCGGCATCCGAGACGGGGCGATCGCCCGGGTGGCACCCTCGCTGGCGGACTCCATCGCCGAGCAGGTGATCGACGCTCGCGGGCAGCTCGTGACGCCCGGACTCATCGACCTGCACACGCACGTCTACTGGGGTGCGACATACTGGGGTATCGAGCCGGACCCGATCGCGGCCCGTACCGGAGTGACGACCTGGCTCGATGCGGGGAGCGCAGGGGCGTACACCTTCCCAGGCTTGCGGCGCTTCATCATCGAGCGCAGCCAGGTACGGATCTTCGCATTGTTGAACCTTTCTTCGATCGGGCTCGCTGCTCCGACCTGGGAGTTCGCGAACCTCGCGTATTGCGACGTCGATCTGGCTGCCCGGGTCATCGAAGCGAATCGTGACCGGATCCTCGGCGTGAAAGCACGCATCGACGCGAACACGACGCGCGGTGTCGGTATCCGGCCGCTCCAGCTCGCACGAGAGTTCGCTGACCAGCTGCGCGTACCGCTGATGGTCCATATCGGCAACGGGCCACCCACGATCGATGACGTTGCCGAACTCCTTCGCCCGGGCGACATCCTCACGCACTGCTCGACCGGCGGTACCATGCGGATCCTGACACCGGATGGGAACGTCCATCCGGCGATCCGGGCGCTCCGCGAGCGGGGGCTCGTCCTCGATGTCGGCCATGGGACTGGTTCCTTCAGCTTCGCTGTCGCGGAGCGGCTCCTGGCCGAGGGAATCCTTCCGGACACGATTTCGAGCGATATCCACCAGCTGGCCATACAGGGCCCGATGTTCGACCTACCGACGACCCTCTCGAAGTTTCTCGCGCTCGGCCTGACTCTGCCCGAGGTGATCGAACGCGCCACAGTCCGTCCAGCGCAGCTCATCGGTCGTCCCGAGCTGGGCAGTCTGGCCGAGGGGACACCAGCGGACATCGCGCTGTTCCGGCTCGTCGAGGGTGACATTGTCTTTTACGACGTCAGGATGGAAGCGCGGCGGGGCTCGCAGTTGCTCGTGAACACGCTGACGATGGTAAACGGCCGCATCCTGCCACGGACCGAGCCGAGTCCACTCCAGGTGTGGGCGGAACTTCCGGAGCACCAGCGGGGGATTCTGGCGATCGGCCATCCCTACGCGCGATTGGCGCAACGAGTCCGAGGAGGCTGA
- a CDS encoding recombinase family protein, translating to MPRERAALFLVTRLPTDPKEAKKRPAPEVELAEQEARLRAFAAREDYEVAKVFSEILPEFPERRPGLKALRTAMWLREIDVIVAASPDCLYRDPERLKSFLIEARTLGQRVEFLEVPPLYAWIVKEYGWPLERR from the coding sequence ATGCCGAGAGAGCGGGCGGCACTGTTCCTGGTGACCCGGTTGCCGACCGATCCGAAAGAGGCGAAGAAGCGGCCCGCTCCTGAAGTCGAGCTCGCTGAGCAGGAGGCTCGACTTCGTGCGTTCGCTGCGCGCGAAGACTACGAGGTCGCGAAGGTCTTCAGTGAGATCTTGCCGGAGTTTCCTGAGCGACGACCGGGGCTCAAAGCGCTCCGAACCGCGATGTGGTTGCGCGAGATCGATGTCATTGTCGCAGCCTCGCCGGACTGCCTGTATCGCGATCCGGAGCGACTGAAGAGCTTTCTGATCGAGGCCCGGACGCTCGGCCAGCGGGTCGAGTTCCTCGAGGTGCCGCCGCTGTACGCTTGGATCGTGAAGGAGTACGGCTGGCCGCTCGAGCGGCGGTAG
- a CDS encoding YIP1 family protein yields the protein MLRLIIDALRFDPRAYRAVRNDPVATVPVLLFVALCVLAAGVVALPSGGLPAFGVTAASAFVSWTVFVLAAYVFGTKALPGAETQATLGQLARTLGLALAPTLLLVFGVVPALQVVVVPLALVWTVFTTLMALRETLGVGTLRALLVAVLSYGAAAIVGSFLTPPGAAG from the coding sequence ATGCTGCGATTGATCATCGATGCGCTCCGTTTCGATCCGCGCGCCTACCGAGCAGTCCGGAACGATCCAGTGGCTACCGTGCCGGTCCTGCTCTTCGTCGCGCTCTGCGTGCTGGCGGCGGGTGTCGTGGCGCTGCCGTCCGGCGGCTTGCCAGCCTTCGGCGTCACGGCTGCCTCAGCGTTCGTTTCCTGGACGGTCTTCGTCCTGGCGGCGTACGTCTTCGGCACTAAGGCGTTGCCCGGGGCGGAGACGCAGGCGACGCTCGGCCAGTTGGCCCGCACCCTCGGTCTCGCGCTCGCACCGACGCTCCTCCTGGTTTTCGGTGTCGTGCCAGCTCTCCAAGTCGTGGTGGTTCCGCTGGCGCTCGTGTGGACAGTCTTCACGACGCTCATGGCGTTGCGCGAGACGCTCGGAGTCGGGACGCTCCGGGCGCTTCTGGTCGCCGTGCTCTCCTACGGCGCAGCCGCGATCGTCGGGAGCTTCTTGACGCCGCCCGGCGCAGCCGGCTGA
- a CDS encoding Mut7-C RNAse domain-containing protein, whose amino-acid sequence MRWAAGSVVVRAYAELNDFLPPPARQRSFEVPLPLSATVRDLVAGLGIPPVEVDLVLVDDEPVDWSYRPRGGERIAIYPMFESIDIGPIQRLRPKPLREPRFVCDVHLGRLVAYLRMLGFDTWYERVADDATLASRARVERRILLTRDRELLKRRIVTHGYWVRSLQPRMQLLEVVRRFDLLGSMQPFTRCPRCNGILEPVAREDVRARVPPRSWARAEEFRQCADCGQVYWYGTHCERVEDLIGWLQRSLAHGVDR is encoded by the coding sequence ATGCGGTGGGCAGCCGGCTCGGTCGTCGTCCGAGCCTATGCGGAACTCAACGACTTTCTCCCGCCACCGGCGCGCCAGCGTTCCTTCGAGGTCCCGTTGCCGCTCAGCGCGACGGTGCGCGACCTCGTTGCTGGCCTCGGGATTCCCCCGGTCGAGGTCGACCTCGTCCTGGTCGACGACGAACCCGTCGACTGGTCGTACCGGCCGCGTGGTGGCGAGCGGATCGCGATCTACCCGATGTTCGAGTCGATCGATATCGGGCCGATCCAGCGCCTGCGGCCGAAACCGCTCCGCGAGCCGCGCTTCGTCTGCGACGTGCACCTCGGACGCCTCGTGGCCTACCTGCGTATGCTCGGCTTCGATACCTGGTACGAGCGCGTGGCTGACGATGCGACACTCGCGAGCCGGGCGCGTGTCGAGCGGCGGATTCTCCTGACACGTGACCGCGAGCTGCTCAAGCGCCGGATCGTGACGCACGGGTACTGGGTGCGTTCGCTGCAGCCGCGCATGCAGCTCCTCGAGGTCGTCCGGCGCTTCGACCTGCTCGGAAGCATGCAGCCGTTCACACGCTGCCCACGGTGCAATGGCATCCTCGAGCCTGTCGCGCGCGAGGACGTCCGCGCTCGGGTCCCGCCGCGGAGCTGGGCGCGGGCGGAGGAGTTCCGGCAGTGTGCTGATTGCGGGCAGGTCTACTGGTACGGTACCCACTGCGAGCGCGTCGAAGATCTCATCGGCTGGCTGCAGCGGTCGCTGGCTCACGGTGTCGACCGATGA